A genomic window from Anthocerotibacter panamensis C109 includes:
- a CDS encoding S8 family serine peptidase, translated as MKHVPLGSRPRFVKISSTLLALSLGVSLLAAPTPAKPGLPQNLGNGLYNLVQGFYNPSSLKTTGAIVPDDRALAITDNRGRILVNIFMDGRVSIAQVKESMQVLGNMTVTAESDRYRAGVIEAFVPLNKIADLARTKGVNSVVMVPKPVNDVGATTSQGVVQHRVDQIPGIDGAGITVAALSDSYNTTGGPISAATDIGTGDLPGVGNPLGNTQPVVVLQDFVGGADEGRAMLQIVHDLAPKAKLCFATANLGEVTFGNFIRALADPAQACNADVIVDDIIYFDEPFFSDGIVAQAVDDVANGVSFPGKKVPYFSSAGNRPPTMAYFSDFRLVPVAGATAGTNINLAGVDPALYAGGFHDFDPGAGVDIAQNISITTSGTITFQWDDPFDATPPVLGATFLSTNGTLTTTAPTASFTFSGTAGQGVSFFTDTDTTNGNGNPDLTLTLLDPSGRQIAFADNGTNPETLFSLLPTTGTYTIVVGGFLGATGDFVLTGQEATATPRITSDFNLLFFDAAGNFMFAQADNNLANNRPIELRGVRVTGTRTIQLVIARANTPAPVPTPASKIRYVWFTSGSPQEYFSYSTPVTFGHNSANGANGVAAYSPFRPFIPEDFTSTGPVTMYFDANNNRLATPEVRLKPDVAAMDGANTTFFTADTSRDTDTFPNFFGTSAAAPHAAAIAALVLQANGGTGSVTPTQMRTVLQRSAFPHDLDPYFARASVSAAGTKITLSASADNSTTGQNDVNALRVSVTGSGSLQSLSLGAQGGNTTGGNVITGSTPGLVFDVRTTSAAAFPFTLGPLTGLTASNITASFANQAPAPSVTNQFFVLNLSITPGAFTGGKSFNFGIDRDEQRSAFSPPTGTTTNGGSADLLGAGVLIPEGTIVPGGATVTGTLTGGTPFSGVFVNRIGAGYSLLDGFGFINAQAAVNAPLPPP; from the coding sequence ATGAAGCATGTCCCCCTCGGGTCTCGCCCCCGATTTGTCAAGATTTCGTCTACACTCCTTGCCCTTAGTCTCGGTGTTAGTCTCTTAGCAGCTCCGACTCCAGCCAAACCCGGTTTGCCGCAGAACCTGGGAAATGGTTTGTATAATCTGGTTCAGGGCTTTTACAATCCCTCTTCGCTCAAAACAACGGGTGCGATTGTCCCCGATGACAGAGCTCTGGCAATTACGGATAATCGGGGCCGCATTTTGGTCAACATTTTTATGGATGGTCGGGTCTCCATCGCCCAAGTCAAGGAGTCTATGCAAGTACTCGGCAATATGACTGTCACTGCTGAGAGCGACCGCTACCGTGCAGGGGTGATTGAAGCTTTTGTCCCGCTCAACAAAATCGCCGACTTGGCTCGTACGAAGGGCGTGAACTCGGTGGTCATGGTTCCCAAACCCGTCAATGACGTAGGGGCAACCACCAGTCAAGGCGTAGTCCAGCACAGGGTAGACCAGATCCCTGGAATAGATGGAGCAGGAATTACCGTAGCAGCCCTCTCTGATAGCTATAACACCACAGGCGGTCCGATCTCTGCTGCTACAGATATTGGTACAGGAGACCTACCCGGAGTCGGCAATCCGCTCGGGAACACCCAGCCGGTAGTTGTTCTTCAGGATTTTGTGGGTGGGGCTGATGAGGGGCGAGCCATGCTCCAAATTGTCCATGACTTGGCCCCCAAAGCCAAGCTCTGTTTTGCTACTGCCAACCTCGGGGAGGTGACCTTCGGCAATTTCATTCGCGCTTTGGCTGACCCCGCTCAGGCTTGCAATGCCGACGTCATCGTAGACGATATCATCTATTTTGATGAGCCGTTTTTCTCGGATGGCATCGTCGCTCAAGCGGTGGACGACGTGGCCAATGGCGTCAGCTTCCCCGGCAAGAAAGTACCCTACTTCTCTTCGGCAGGCAATCGACCTCCGACTATGGCTTACTTTTCCGATTTCCGCCTCGTCCCGGTAGCAGGGGCGACAGCCGGCACCAATATCAATTTGGCGGGTGTGGACCCTGCGCTTTATGCTGGGGGGTTCCACGATTTTGACCCTGGGGCTGGCGTTGATATTGCCCAAAATATCTCGATCACGACTAGCGGGACAATCACGTTCCAGTGGGATGACCCTTTTGATGCAACGCCTCCCGTTCTAGGGGCAACGTTCCTATCCACCAACGGCACGCTGACGACCACCGCGCCCACAGCCTCCTTTACTTTTAGCGGGACGGCAGGACAAGGGGTATCGTTCTTCACGGATACCGACACGACCAACGGCAATGGTAACCCGGATCTGACCCTGACCCTGCTCGATCCCAGCGGAAGACAGATTGCTTTTGCAGATAATGGCACCAATCCTGAGACCCTCTTCTCCTTGTTACCGACTACCGGAACGTACACCATAGTGGTCGGGGGCTTTCTGGGAGCAACGGGGGACTTTGTGCTCACGGGACAGGAGGCCACAGCAACGCCACGCATCACGAGTGATTTCAACTTGCTATTCTTTGATGCTGCCGGGAATTTTATGTTCGCGCAAGCGGATAATAATCTCGCCAACAACCGGCCTATCGAGTTGCGGGGGGTCCGCGTCACCGGCACCCGTACCATTCAGCTGGTTATCGCTCGCGCCAATACGCCCGCTCCTGTGCCTACGCCTGCCAGCAAGATCCGCTATGTCTGGTTTACCTCGGGAAGCCCTCAGGAGTACTTCTCCTACAGCACTCCGGTGACCTTCGGACATAATTCAGCCAACGGCGCCAACGGCGTAGCCGCCTATAGCCCCTTCCGGCCCTTTATTCCCGAGGACTTTACCTCGACAGGTCCGGTGACTATGTATTTTGACGCCAACAACAACCGTCTTGCCACCCCAGAAGTTCGTCTCAAGCCGGACGTTGCGGCGATGGACGGGGCCAATACCACCTTTTTTACTGCGGACACCTCGCGGGATACGGACACCTTCCCCAACTTCTTCGGTACCAGTGCCGCTGCACCCCATGCTGCTGCCATTGCCGCTCTGGTGCTCCAAGCCAATGGGGGAACGGGTTCGGTCACGCCGACGCAAATGCGGACGGTTCTACAGCGGAGCGCCTTCCCTCACGACTTAGACCCCTATTTTGCTAGGGCCTCGGTCAGCGCAGCGGGGACAAAAATCACGCTCAGCGCTAGCGCAGACAACAGTACGACCGGCCAGAACGATGTCAACGCCCTCAGGGTCTCAGTCACCGGCTCTGGGAGTCTACAGAGCCTCAGCCTCGGCGCTCAAGGCGGCAATACCACCGGCGGCAATGTCATCACGGGAAGTACACCCGGTTTAGTCTTTGATGTGCGCACAACCAGTGCCGCTGCTTTCCCGTTTACTCTTGGCCCCCTTACGGGTCTGACAGCGTCCAACATTACAGCCAGCTTTGCCAACCAAGCACCCGCCCCCTCGGTGACCAACCAGTTCTTTGTGCTCAACCTCAGCATCACCCCTGGGGCATTTACGGGCGGCAAGTCGTTTAACTTCGGTATTGACCGCGATGAGCAAAGGTCAGCCTTTAGCCCCCCCACCGGAACGACGACGAACGGGGGTTCAGCAGACCTCTTGGGCGCAGGGGTCCTGATTCCTGAGGGGACCATTGTTCCAGGCGGGGCTACGGTCACCGGGACGCTCACCGGGGGCACACCTTTCTCAGGCGTCTTCGTCAACCGAATTGGTGCGGGCTACTCTTTGCTGGATGGCTTTGGCTTTATCAACGCTCAAGCGGCAGTCAACGCACCCCTGCCCCCTCCCTAA
- a CDS encoding ATP-binding protein, which produces MTHNPNTSIEQQANLDYLLDAVAEVQCLLEKHKLPQGGQPSYIPVGLIERSTSINPAAPLETLCHTFNLTAFERKILLLCVGMALIPSFGAVCAHALGDSRLAFPTFQLALSVFEDSNTRALLPEAPLQRWQLLHGAPGPEPTLAALHLDRSILYFLLGEPFKDVQLQRLVQPLTRKYLDYPLQPTHQQLVERLMVTLGTAQAQVHLCGPEEADTWAIAAHACLHLKLPLYVLSIHSLPTDALHALLNRWERALKFAPAVLLLDCASFSAQDLPRQEALLTLLQKLNAPLLLVTEERLTFLKNPLPTFEVPRLTPQEHRAVWQTSLGPVAQELNGQVDRLVAQFNLTTPAIQAICREAQSQPDVGQALWNICRTMARPRLDDLAQRIETTATWEDLVLPEAQRHTLKSIAAHVRQRTRVYQEWGFDKGGRGLGIAALFCGQSGTGKTMAAEVIARTLQLDLYRIDLSSTVSKYIGETEKNLRKVFDAAEAGGAVLLFDEADALFGKRTQVKDSHDRYANLEVSYLLQRMETYQGLAILTTNLKDSIDTAFLRRLRFVVTFPFPGPEVRAEIWRRIFPTQTPLGGVDYRKLGRLSVSGGMIRNIALTAAFVAADEGEPVQMKHILQGARAEYTKLEKSLTDTEVQGWV; this is translated from the coding sequence ATGACCCATAACCCTAACACCAGCATCGAGCAACAAGCCAACCTTGATTATCTTCTTGATGCTGTTGCCGAAGTCCAATGCTTGCTGGAGAAACACAAGTTACCTCAAGGGGGGCAACCTTCCTATATTCCTGTGGGGCTCATTGAGCGTTCCACCTCCATAAACCCCGCTGCTCCTCTCGAAACGCTCTGTCATACCTTTAACCTCACTGCTTTTGAGCGTAAGATTTTACTTTTGTGCGTGGGGATGGCGCTCATTCCCAGTTTTGGGGCGGTGTGTGCTCATGCTTTGGGAGATTCCCGGTTAGCTTTTCCCACCTTTCAACTCGCTCTATCCGTCTTTGAGGATAGCAATACGAGAGCTTTGCTCCCCGAAGCTCCCCTACAACGCTGGCAACTCCTGCATGGAGCACCGGGACCGGAACCCACGTTGGCTGCCCTTCACTTAGATAGATCGATTCTATATTTCCTGCTCGGCGAACCTTTTAAAGATGTCCAACTCCAACGGCTGGTGCAACCCCTGACCAGAAAATATTTGGATTATCCACTCCAACCGACCCATCAGCAGCTAGTTGAACGCCTTATGGTTACTTTGGGAACGGCGCAAGCTCAAGTACATCTGTGTGGACCCGAGGAGGCAGATACTTGGGCTATCGCAGCCCATGCCTGCCTTCACTTAAAGCTGCCCTTGTATGTTCTCTCTATTCACAGTTTGCCTACAGACGCCCTGCACGCCCTGCTCAACCGTTGGGAGCGTGCCCTCAAGTTTGCCCCCGCCGTGTTGCTGCTCGACTGTGCCTCCTTCTCGGCGCAAGACCTGCCACGGCAAGAAGCGCTGCTTACCCTGCTCCAGAAGCTTAATGCCCCACTGCTGCTCGTCACCGAAGAACGACTGACTTTTCTGAAAAATCCCCTGCCTACTTTTGAAGTCCCCCGGCTCACCCCCCAAGAGCACCGTGCTGTCTGGCAGACAAGTCTGGGTCCGGTTGCTCAAGAGTTGAACGGGCAGGTGGACCGCTTGGTAGCCCAATTCAACCTGACGACCCCCGCCATCCAAGCTATCTGCCGCGAAGCACAAAGTCAGCCGGATGTGGGGCAGGCGCTTTGGAATATCTGCCGGACCATGGCTCGCCCGCGCCTCGATGACCTCGCCCAACGCATCGAAACCACCGCCACCTGGGAAGATTTGGTCCTCCCTGAGGCGCAGCGCCACACACTCAAGAGTATCGCCGCCCATGTGCGCCAACGCACCCGCGTCTACCAAGAGTGGGGCTTTGATAAGGGCGGACGGGGCTTGGGCATCGCGGCGCTCTTTTGCGGTCAGAGTGGCACCGGTAAAACCATGGCCGCCGAAGTCATTGCCCGGACTTTGCAGTTGGACCTCTATCGCATTGATTTGTCTTCGACTGTCAGCAAATATATTGGCGAAACGGAGAAGAATTTACGTAAGGTTTTCGATGCTGCCGAAGCAGGCGGCGCAGTGCTTTTGTTTGATGAAGCGGACGCTCTATTTGGCAAGCGCACCCAAGTCAAGGACAGTCATGACCGCTATGCCAACTTGGAAGTGAGCTATCTGTTGCAGCGCATGGAGACCTATCAGGGCTTGGCGATTCTGACGACGAACCTGAAGGATTCCATAGATACGGCGTTTCTGCGTAGGTTGCGCTTTGTAGTTACCTTTCCGTTTCCGGGACCGGAGGTGCGTGCTGAGATTTGGAGGCGTATTTTCCCGACACAGACGCCCTTGGGGGGGGTGGATTACAGGAAATTGGGTCGGTTGAGCGTCTCCGGGGGCATGATTCGCAATATTGCGCTGACAGCGGCGTTTGTGGCGGCAGACGAGGGGGAGCCGGTGCAGATGAAGCATATCCTCCAAGGGGCGCGGGCGGAATATACCAAGCTGGAGAAAAGTCTGACGGATACAGAGGTTCAAGGCTGGGTGTGA
- a CDS encoding PEP-CTERM sorting domain-containing protein (PEP-CTERM proteins occur, often in large numbers, in the proteomes of bacteria that also encode an exosortase, a predicted intramembrane cysteine proteinase. The presence of a PEP-CTERM domain at a protein's C-terminus predicts cleavage within the sorting domain, followed by covalent anchoring to some some component of the (usually Gram-negative) cell surface. Many PEP-CTERM proteins exhibit an unusual sequence composition that includes large numbers of potential glycosylation sites. Expression of one such protein has been shown restore the ability of a bacterium to form floc, a type of biofilm.), whose product MASKWLTAVVATTLVTMMGGVQAAAFTEIGDAGESISTATITSAASTSVPLTNIFGSLASASDADLFLINVTDISAFSATTVNSDTSVDTQLFLFSSTGQAIYFNDDDPGGLSLQSTLPAGSLLGPTSTGLYYLGIAPLGYDPIDFASQLLFVLGAPTDVLGPATSNTLSSFFPSFLGSGGTYTINLTGATAAVPEPASVMGFLALGAAFGCKKRTKS is encoded by the coding sequence ATGGCTAGCAAGTGGCTGACAGCAGTGGTCGCGACGACCCTGGTTACAATGATGGGTGGGGTACAGGCAGCCGCCTTCACAGAGATAGGAGACGCAGGGGAGAGTATCTCCACGGCTACTATTACTTCGGCGGCTTCGACAAGCGTGCCGTTGACGAACATTTTCGGTTCCCTCGCCAGTGCCTCCGATGCGGATCTCTTCCTAATCAACGTCACGGATATTTCGGCTTTCTCGGCAACCACCGTCAATAGTGATACCTCAGTTGATACACAGCTTTTCCTTTTCAGTTCCACGGGTCAAGCCATTTACTTTAACGATGATGACCCAGGCGGATTGTCTCTTCAATCCACGCTCCCTGCTGGGAGTTTGCTAGGGCCAACCAGCACAGGGCTCTACTATCTGGGGATTGCCCCCCTCGGTTACGACCCAATTGATTTTGCCTCCCAATTGCTGTTTGTGCTGGGTGCTCCTACGGATGTATTGGGGCCAGCGACGAGCAATACTTTGAGCAGCTTTTTCCCCTCCTTTCTTGGCTCCGGCGGAACCTATACCATCAACCTGACCGGAGCGACAGCAGCAGTGCCTGAGCCTGCTTCTGTGATGGGTTTTCTGGCTTTGGGAGCCGCATTTGGTTGTAAGAAGCGCACCAAATCCTAA
- a CDS encoding pyridoxine 5'-phosphate synthase: protein MLTLGVNIDHVATVRQARQTVEPNPIAAALLAELAGADGITAHLREDRRHIQDRDIRLLRQTVRTHFNLEMAVTEEMVNLALEVKPDYVTLVPERREEVTTEGGLAVAHQIDRVSYAVTTLQGAGIPVSLFIDPDLLQIQAAHDTSACFIELHTGRYAEARSESARHHELESLKNATAKALNLGLRVNAGHGLTYWNVYPVAQIPGMEELNIGHSIMARAILVGMERAVREMKQAMFGALG from the coding sequence ATGTTGACATTAGGGGTAAATATTGACCATGTGGCGACCGTGCGACAAGCGCGACAGACTGTGGAGCCGAACCCCATAGCAGCGGCACTGCTAGCTGAATTGGCGGGGGCGGATGGTATCACCGCGCATCTGAGAGAAGACCGCCGCCATATCCAGGACCGAGATATTCGTCTCTTGCGCCAGACCGTGCGGACCCATTTCAATTTGGAAATGGCTGTGACCGAGGAGATGGTCAACCTTGCGCTGGAGGTCAAACCTGACTATGTGACCCTCGTTCCTGAACGTCGCGAAGAAGTCACCACTGAGGGCGGGCTGGCTGTCGCCCATCAAATCGACCGGGTGAGCTATGCCGTGACTACGCTTCAGGGTGCAGGTATCCCCGTGAGCCTCTTCATCGACCCCGATCTACTCCAAATCCAAGCCGCCCACGACACGAGTGCTTGCTTTATCGAGTTACACACCGGTCGCTATGCCGAAGCCAGAAGTGAGTCCGCGCGCCACCACGAACTGGAAAGTCTGAAAAACGCCACCGCTAAGGCGCTTAATCTTGGCCTGCGCGTCAATGCTGGTCACGGTCTCACCTATTGGAATGTCTATCCGGTCGCTCAGATCCCAGGCATGGAAGAACTCAATATCGGGCACAGTATTATGGCCCGCGCGATCCTAGTTGGGATGGAACGGGCTGTGCGGGAGATGAAACAGGCGATGTTCGGAGCGTTGGGATAG
- a CDS encoding long-chain acyl-[acyl-carrier-protein] reductase, with protein MFGLIGHLTDLAHAQQVAHKLGYDEYASQGLEFWCMAPPQAVDEFTIKSATGQVIEGTYIESCFLPEMLSGGKFKTATRKILNAMAHAQKHALDITALGGFSSIIFENFNLDKIMNVRDVTLHLERFTTGNTHTAYVLCKQVTEGAQTLGLSLKQATVAVVGATGDIGSAVCHWLVHRAGVEHLLLVARNQERLLGLRERLGLGQMLSVEQALPLADIVVWVAALGQAMTINPAVLKDPCLLIDGGYPKNLQTAVQGKGVYVLEGGIVEHVLDIDWTIKDFFKIANPTRRLFACFAESMLLEFEGLHTNFSWGRNYITLDKMDLIGELSRKHGFTPLRLDS; from the coding sequence ATGTTCGGTCTCATTGGACATCTTACGGATCTGGCCCATGCGCAGCAGGTGGCCCACAAACTTGGGTATGACGAGTATGCCAGTCAGGGCCTGGAGTTTTGGTGCATGGCTCCCCCGCAGGCAGTGGATGAATTCACGATTAAAAGTGCAACCGGGCAGGTCATTGAGGGGACCTATATCGAGTCCTGTTTCCTGCCGGAGATGTTGAGTGGCGGAAAATTCAAAACCGCGACGCGCAAAATCCTCAACGCCATGGCCCACGCCCAAAAACACGCTCTGGATATCACAGCTTTGGGGGGGTTTTCCTCTATTATTTTTGAGAACTTCAACCTCGATAAAATCATGAACGTGCGGGATGTCACGCTGCACCTCGAGCGCTTCACTACGGGCAACACCCACACCGCCTATGTTCTTTGCAAGCAGGTGACCGAGGGCGCACAGACTTTGGGGCTAAGCCTAAAGCAAGCGACCGTGGCGGTGGTAGGGGCGACGGGAGACATCGGTAGCGCGGTGTGCCATTGGTTGGTACATCGAGCAGGCGTAGAGCACCTGTTGTTGGTAGCCCGCAATCAAGAAAGGCTCTTGGGCTTGCGTGAACGGCTCGGACTTGGGCAGATGCTTTCCGTAGAGCAGGCACTTCCACTGGCGGACATTGTGGTTTGGGTAGCCGCACTAGGACAAGCCATGACCATCAATCCTGCGGTACTCAAGGATCCCTGCCTGCTCATCGATGGGGGCTATCCCAAAAATCTCCAAACAGCGGTGCAGGGCAAGGGCGTCTATGTCCTGGAGGGGGGAATTGTCGAGCATGTCCTGGATATCGATTGGACGATCAAAGACTTTTTCAAGATCGCCAACCCCACCCGGCGTCTGTTTGCCTGCTTTGCAGAGTCGATGCTTTTAGAATTTGAAGGTCTGCACACCAACTTCTCCTGGGGCCGCAACTACATCACCCTCGATAAGATGGACCTGATTGGGGAACTCTCCCGCAAACACGGGTTCACCCCACTGCGCCTCGATTCCTAA